CCCTCACCCCTGCTCTGGAAGTAGCCCTCTCCCCTGTTCTGTAAGTAACCCTCACCCCTGCTCTGTAAGTAACCCTCTCCCCTGCTCTGTAAGTAACCCTCACCCCTGCTCTGTAAGTAGCCCTCACCCCTGCTCTGGAAGTAACCCTCACCCCTGCTCTGGAAGTAACCCTCACCCCTGCTCTGGAAGTAACCCCTATAAACGCCGTGGTCTCCTATGCTGGACATTGGTAGACCTGTACTCTGCTCTCTCAGCGTTACCCCATTTGGGGGAAGCCGGTGTTTGTCTTTATCTCCTCAGGGAGAAGGTCACGAAATACGGGTCAACTCTTCATGTCGAGTCTTACAGAATGAATGCACTAGAGAACATCACCAGCCTCAAATGTCTCAAGCTGTCCAGAGACCTCTGAGCTTCCATTAGCAGAGGTGACTGTGTTAAGGGAAGGCTGGAGACCCCTCCCCGTCTCTCAGGACATGAGCTGCTTTTTATTCTTGTTAAATCCTTACTTGGAGATTTGCCCACCAACTGGAAACTCCTCTGGTCCCAaacatcattcatttttttctcaatacCAATATGAGCAAATATTATTGGGTGAATATGGTCAGTTCATCTCCACATGCTCTAGTTCCCATTTCAGGGACATTGTATGACTTTCTAACAGGAGGAAGAGATTATTTTGCTTTGTGCCAAACACGTATTtgagataattataattttttgaaAGCCACGAAAAGAGGATGAAGAGAGAGTTAAGAGTTAATAGTGCTTtagcagaggacccgagtttagtTTCCAGTACCTACACAGAGTAGCTAACAACCACCACTaactaactccagctctaggggatccgatGCACGctgctggcctccacagtcatctgcactcatgtgcacacacacacacaccctatggTAGTTTTGGCTTTAGAAGAAGATAGGCAGTCTCAAATTGGAGCTCTGAAAAGATCCCCCAAAGCCTCCAATGAACAGTCCTGCTCTTCAGAGATGAAGATGGGTAGTTCATGGGGCTAATGATGTGTAAATGTGCGCTCAGCTGGTTTTTAAGCTTGACTTTGAGGCTTATTATTGTTAATATTTATGGTTAGGAATCTGTCCCCCTGGAGACACTCACTGCAAACAGCTCTCCTGTTGTTCAGGTAAAATTTACAGCTAGCTGGATTAAAAGGAGACACAGCATGAGGCCAGGCTTGCATTTCTTAGTAGGCAAGGAAAATCCACCAATGGCTTTGGATGAGTCTGGATCGTTAGTCTTTATGTGCAGTCATCTTTGAAATATAGCTCATTACTTAGCTGCTATGAATCCAAGAGGGAATAGGGGGTCCATGTGCTAGAACAGAGACATGGTACAAACTCCACAAGACAAGATCTGCTTCAAGTGCTATTTATTGGCTCTGTAATTCTACCTTtcactgccacagtctctgtccCCATCAGAGTTAACTCTTGGTGCAAATCTAAGGAGACTTCGGTGAGTTCCCAGCCCAGTGGGATAGAGGGGCCTTCCTCCCCAAAGGAGCCTGCATGGAGCCCTGGCATTTGCAGTGGTGCCATCTGCACTTGCCAGAGATTTCACACCACTCTATCTCAAATGGGGCTTGAAATTTTTGACTTGGCCCAGCGGAAGGAAGTGGCTTTACTGTTCAGCCATGCATCTGCTCATGAGCTCAGGGTAGGCTTGGAAACTAAGGAGAGATGACAGATTTAGGATCCAAATGTTTCTTCtggtatattttaaaacaacacgCAATTCTGTATCCTCTGAAAGCAATTTTCAAAGGTGTGGAGGGATCTCATATGAGCCCCTAATACAGGCATGTACGCCAATTCCACAGGCATAGCCAGACCACTTCATGCTCACATACTTGATGTTTTAAAGACACCTAGACCCAGCTTAGGTGAAATACTTACCTGTCAAACCAAGGGCTTGGGCAAGTGAGCTTTCTAGTTCTTTCCAGCTCTGAAAGTTTGAAAATTTTAAGTGAAACAGTACTTCCCTTCTCATTAAtgcatttttttgctttttgaattcTAACAAGATCTCATGTATGCTGAATTATCAGAAACTGAAGCTGTCCAGGAATGGACTGCATGATTATATCCCATCTTTATTGagatgagagaagaggaaaacCCTTCACCCATGACAAAGATCTCAGCTGAGTAACCTGTAATTATGGAGTGCATCAAAATAGGATGTGTGGGTCTGAGAAGCTGAGTTAGTAAGTAAAGAGCACTTTCAGCACAAGCccgaggacctgaatttgaaacTCCCATTatcccatgtaaaaagccaggcacaactctgtacatctgtaacctcagcactgtgaTATGTGGGTAGGGAAAAGGAGGATGTCTGGGATTTGCTGGATCACAATCTAGCCCCAGATTCAAGGGACTGACATGGGGAGTGATAGAGCAGGTCACTGGCAtcttcctctacacacacacacacacacacacacacagagagagagagagagagagagagagagagagagagagagagagagagagagagagagagagagagaatggggcaATGGCTTTTCTGTCAGACTTGACAATTCATTTTTGCTGTGAATGCTCATTCCCAGGGCTGAGTACCAGATCCTGATATACCCACAGGCTCTTCTCATTGGTCTCCTCTCTGAAGGTAGAGCTGGTCCTCTGCTTGAAACTGTGGGgacctgtgtgtgctgggagggCCGTAGGGCACTCACTGGAGCTTGCTCCTGTGTCTTGTCCACTCCTTTCAGTCACTCCACTGAGGGCCACTGTTGAGAAGCAGCCAAGCAATCCACATGAGCCCAGTTCCTGCTCATCTGCACTGGCTCAGTTGGTTCCCAGAAACAGAATGATTGGGCTTCTGatcatcccattttacagatgaagctCTGAGGCTCACACTGATctcaaataaaagaaatggaaagaatcaTTTTGAACCAGTGGCTCCCAAACTTTGGGTCCTGACCACTGTGAAGTGGGTCTCAGTTTGTTATGTGGAGAGCATTTAAAAAGTATTCACAGACAGTCTACATTCTCAGTAGTGCTGAGTTACGCTGTAGGGCTCAAGCATCATTGGATGAACTTGTCTATTAGGCTGCATAGCCCATTGTTATCATGGCACTGGGTATGGTCCATTTTGGACCTGTCTCTTTTCCTAAGATCACTTGAGACTAAGCCAGTTTAACCTTAGGGGTCTACCTCCGTCCTCCTCTCTCTGCATGTGCCTCCGTCAACATTAGCCTCCCAGGATGCAAATAGGGGTCATGGATGTGGGTGAGCTAACAAACTTACTGTGTGACATCCTTCACTCTTAGCCTGATTTGGATGACTGGCAGAAACATAGGTGAGGTACTTGTGGGCTCCTGAGGAAGCCAAACTGGGACATCTGACAAGAGGCTGTCTGTAGGTCTGCCTTGTgatgttttgttgatttttattgCATGAATATCCAAAGTAAAAAGTAGATCCTGAAAGCTTACCTACAGTATTGTTCCACATATACCATTCATTTGATAGAATAAAATTCTGAAAGTGGGGGTTAGATTCATATTGCCATGGgtcaggggctgaggcagggcaCAGTAGATAGCTTTGGAATCAAGACAAgtatggaaatattttctttcttgactGGGTCATGTCAACTTTCTGGTTGTGCCAGTTTTAGAGTTCTAGAAGATGTTGCCACAGGGAGAAACTGGAGAAAGGAGCATTCAccatctgtttttttgtttgttttgttttgttttttttactatCTCACATGAATTTTCAGTTATCTCAAGActaaaagcttaacaaaaatGGAGGGTATAAAACACATAATGCAATGTAACTATTTACTCAGTGTGAGTTTGAAGGTGTACAGGAACCTATTGCATTTATTACATTTTCTGAATGCTATAAGTATTTAGTAAAGGCAAAATTCTCTGGAGTTATCCTTAGTCTTTTGTGTACACAACTTCACCCAAGATCTACTCTTGGTCCCCTTAGCCAGTTGTGACAGAGGCAGCAGCCTGAGGGATTTTATGAAGGAcaacagtgttgtggaatattattttaactaggcaaagatgttttacatttgtttatcctgtggaatattactttaactgtgtaaaggtgtgtcaTATctgttcatgctgcatttgtttaaccatgTAAGGATATGTGTTTagttatataaagatgtgttgcattgtttcaccttgcctgcctaaggtacctgataggtctaataaagagctgaatgtccaatagctaggcagagaaaggacagacagggcttgtgggcagagagaataaataggaggaagaatgggaggaatgagagaagaagaaaggggaggcagaggagaaagaaagagatatatCTGgggcaagaagtcaggcagctgccagccagccagatagCAGCAGTGGAATTaagatacacagaaagaaaagcaaaaagccctgaggcaaaaggtggataaagagaaacaggttaatttaagctaaaagacctagccagaaatgagcctaagatAGCTGAGCATTCCAAACtagtaagtctccgtgtcattatttgggagctggctggcaggagagAAAAATACTCGCTACAGTTTTGAGCTGCAGTGATGACCTCACTTGAAaaccactctgtttctccctgttcttTTCAACCTGGGAGCacccaaagttgtgagcatgggaatTCCTTGTCTTTCTGTAGCTTCTTTAGTGCTCCTCTGAAAATTTGTGGTATGTCATAGAAACAGGCAAAATGAGAGTTCTAGCTTTAGTGACAGCAATTTCTAGACTGAAGGAATGACCTTtagtgtggtgttttgaatgagaacaCATGGTCCCTGTTGGTGGCATTGTTTGGGAACCTTTAGGATGtggagccttgttggaggaagtagggcACTGCAAGTGAGCTTGGGGCATTTCCAGTCTCATCTTGCTTTTGGTTCACTCTGCTTTGTGGATGTGATTGAAAATACTCTCTCAGCTACTCTGGCCTCCTCAGCTGCCCTACCTCTGCTGCCATTATGGATTctcctttagtttttttttttttttagtgtgtgtttgtgtgtgtgtgtgtgtgtgtgtgtgtgtgtgtgtgtgtgtgtgtgtgatttaaaaaCAGGGTCATAAATGGCAGAATTTGTTTATTATACAGCAAAAGTACAGACAAAAGGGGCTAAGGGAGACATGTAGACCATTTTGTTGTCAAAATAGGAGAGCATGTCTATAGACTCAATTAGGGTCAATATTATGGACTAGAGGAGTGAAGGGCTTCCAGATAACATCACGAGGATGGAGTTGGCTGCAGCAGGTCTACTCACATGGGTTCTGGATGACAATCAGAAGATATTCCTTATCTAGGGAGAAACATGAATGAAGTTAATTCATATCTAATCCATGAACATTTCAGCTAGCCTGCCTTCTTCCAAACAACACATGGATGTTGGGTAGACAATGGCTGTACATCAGAATTACCATGGCACACTGGAGAAGTTGGAAGCACACAGACATGGCACAgcatttataatttcatttgtcTGTTGTCCCCGGCATGACTAGTTATAATAAATATTCTACAAGTGGTATTTATGTGCAGTAGCAGATAAAACTTTATCTACTTATCTGATGAGATCATGTGCTATATGCTAGGTTTGTGGCCATAACACAATTATTCAGAAACACAGTGACCATAATTCCTTCAAGGAAGTGACTCTGTGGCCATGTCTTTCAGTAGACCAGCTGGTCACACTGACCTCACAGGGAGACAACACACAACTAGCCTTGGATACACTTCCTACTTTATTTCCAGGATGGGTCACTTCTGCCACTATTCAGAGTCCCTGTGCCATTCTGCCATTTCTGTCCCTGTTTTTAAataacacaaacacacccacacccacacccacacacccacacacccacacacataaagcaCTCGCTCTCttctatgcgtgtgtgtgtgcatgcatacacatatacacacacacatacacacacacacacacacacacacacacacacacttgaaaaatgaaaactaaaagagAGTCCATAATGAGAGTGGAGACATAGCAGCTGAGTGGGCCAGAGCAGCTGAGAGAGTGTTTTCAACCACACCCAGAAAGCAGAGTGAACCAAAAGCAAGATGAGCCTGGAAATCCTCCAAACCCATTTCCAGTGATGTCCTAGTCCCTGTACCAGTTATTTTGATAACTAGTAAGTGTAAATGGGAAAATTCAGCTTGTTTAAAGGTCAGATTATTTGCTAATGTCATACAATGTTTGAGTTTGGCTTTTCGGAATGAAACATATTTGTTTTTGTGATCAAAAAGCTTTATGTCTCGCACTACATATTGACATCTATACCCTTGACAAGACTCTATATCCCTCCGTCTTTGAAACAAGGTTTTAAACCAGTAAGGTAGAAAAGCATTTTAAGTATGAAATGACATGTTCAGTTACCTGGGGCTACCATGATTTCATGTTTCTTCGATCTGATCCTGAGGAAAGTCAGGTCGTTCTGGGGGTCAATGTCCCGGACCGTGCTCTTAGCCTTCATGGTCAGCTGGTGGAGAAGACCCGCATATTGAACTGTTGTGGAGTTGTCCAGGGTTGTTCGGATTGGAATGCCTGTGAGGAGATTTAATTTGGAGTTATTTTCACCCTGATTATAAGAGAGATATGTGCGCTGTAAAAACTGCTGGAAATCACTCATCCTTGTAATGGCAGAAAAACTGACGGTGGATATCACTAGCTGGCATCAATTTTAGCTTATGGTTTGTTTTTATCATCTTTTTGTGTCTATATAGAGTTTTAAGTAGAGTTGAGTCAAGTGGTGTTTACAGATTTGACTGTGACTTTCTCATTATTTAAGTCAGAACACTCAAGCTTCCCTTGCCAATAATGTCATTGCCATTACTGTTCATCTCTGCATGCTTTTATTGTATGGATATGTTGTAATAGGATCAATATATTGTCTGGATATTTGGTATTTTACATATTCAATAGTAAATTTGTGGTGAATATTTTTGTGCATAAATCATCTGTAAGGTGTTAATTGGTCATTTTAATCCTAAtcgtgtatatatataatttaatccCAAttgcacatatatttatatatatgcattatcAAGACATCCCACTTATGAAATATGTGGTCTATAATGTGGCATTTGTCTGCTTCCCTGAAACATGAGCCACAAAGGGACAGCACTGCCTAATTTCTAATTCTTTCCACAGTGTTTTGCAAACAAATTTTATGTTAGAAAAATATGGTAACAAGGAGTCTGACTTTTCTGGGTGGGTGTCCCTGTTTTGTGCTTATTTTCTGTTTAAGCATTATTAAATTTGGCCTCTTGTTCACTCTGTTGCTGTATTATGTGAGATTAGAACAGATTAAATCTactgatttaattaaaaaatcctAGCCAGACAAATATGCAAGTCTGAATTAATACAGTTCAAAGCCGTCAAGCCCCGGCTGGGCCCCCAGCACCCAGTGTGTGTTATGCAGCAGCCAGCAAGTTAGATGCTTCACACACATTGTATCTGATCGTGCCGATTATGTTGAGATTA
This sequence is a window from Peromyscus eremicus chromosome 5, PerEre_H2_v1, whole genome shotgun sequence. Protein-coding genes within it:
- the Dynlrb2 gene encoding dynein light chain roadblock-type 2 isoform X1; amino-acid sequence: MIVSQKGGIPIRTTLDNSTTVQYAGLLHQLTMKAKSTVRDIDPQNDLTFLRIRSKKHEIMVAPDKEYLLIVIQNPCE
- the Dynlrb2 gene encoding dynein light chain roadblock-type 2 isoform X2, translated to MVVNAEGIPIRTTLDNSTTVQYAGLLHQLTMKAKSTVRDIDPQNDLTFLRIRSKKHEIMVAPDKEYLLIVIQNPCE